CTATATTTTTTAGTATACAAAAAAATATAGAAACCGTTCTGCTAACATTTAATTTGGTCTTTAACTTAAATGTTAGAGCTATTTAAAAATATCTTTAAATTCTTAGGTTGACGGGCATGGACGGGACCCCTGATATAACTATAATTACCTTGAATATCTAAATCCTTTATTTCGTTATTTTCCATAATATATCTCCATTATTATTTTATTATAATTCTCCTCTTTCTTTAAGAACCTTTTCCCATCTATAAATAGTAGCTCTTGGAACACCAAACTCTTTTGACAACTCAGTTTTATTGAATCCCTTATTATAAAACATTTTAAATCTATTTAAGCTATCACCTTTTAATTCTATGCTGCCTTTTTTTCTTCCTTTGTATTTTCCTTCAGCCTTAGCAATGGCAACACCTTCTCTAACTCTTTGATTGATATTTTCCCTTTCTAATTCTGCAACTGCTCCAATTATAGTTAAAAAGAATTTACCGATAGCTGTTCCTGTATCAATATCTTTATCTAAAACTTTTAGAGTAGCTCCTTTATCTTCAATATCTTTAGCTATTTCTAACAAATCCATTGTACTACGACTCAATCTATCTAAAGATTTAACAACAACCACATCATCCTTTTGTAATCCTTCTAGCATAATTTTCAACTGAGGTCTTTCTTTATCCTTTCCAGATACCTTATCACTGTAAACAATATCAGCCTTATCGTAAGCTAAAAGTTGTCTATCTAATTTTTGCTCTACTGTTGAAACCCTAACATAATACTTTATCATATAAAACTCCTTTTGTACTATTAAATATTAATTTAATTTATGATACAATAGATATGTAGAAAAAGCAAGAAAAACAGTGTAAATAGGATCTATTTTATATAAATTACTATGTATTATCTATACTCTAGTCTAGATACAACACATACAAACAATAGAAAAGAGAATCCACTAGGACTCTCTTTTCTTTATAATTATTTTTTATAAATTTCACTTCTATGGTCTACTTCCAGAACTAATAGGGTTTCTGTCAGGAAAACGCGGAATAACAACGCTAAAGATTTTAATAGATTGTACTTTAATTTACTATACTTAAAATTTAGTTGATTCAACAAGTTATAATTTTGTTACTTTTTGCTCTATTACATTTCCAGCATAAAGTTTGAAGATTATCTTCTATCGTTTCACCACCCTTTGATATAGGAATAATATGATCTATTTCTAATAATAAGTTTGGTTCAATCTCTGTAGAGTTATTACAGTTACAACAAGTAAAATTATCACGAGTTTTGATAAATTCACGTATTTTTTTTGTCATTAAAGTCCGTTGCTCTTTTATAAAGGCACTTATAGTAAGTTTATTTTCTAATGCTTTAATCAACTCTATAATAGTTTCTTCTTTCATTGGTATAGTAAATGATCTCTGGACCATTCCACCATTAGAGGTATATGAGAATTTATACTCTACAATAAGTACACTTTCATTAATAGTAGCAAATCCAAGACGTGAGTAGAATCCTGCCTCATCATTTTTCATAATAAAATCAGGAACATCACCGAGATATTGTTGATACTCTATTTTGTAATTTTCAATAATCTGTTTTGCTTCGCTTAAAGTTTCAAGTTCTTCTACAAGTTGATATAGTTTTTTAATTTGCTCAGGATATAATTTTTTATTAGTATAAAAATACTTTATTATATATTCTAAAGGATTATTTTCAGCACTTGCAAATACTGTTGATGAAACCTCTGCAGTAAAAGGTGTAATTGTTTTTTTATAAGGACGAATATAGTTATATTCATCATCAGCGATTGTTTCATTACGTACAACCCTAGTACCAAAAAGTTGTGATATAAATTGAACTTTTTCATTAATATATTCATTAAATTCTTTTTGAGAGCTCATTAATACTTCACAAGTTTCTTTAATTTTTAAAAAACTAGGAGACTCATAATATTCAATTATCTGTTGATTTTTATCTATAATTTTTTCTATTTCATTTTTAAGATTTAGCATAAAATCCTTAATAAAAGGCCACTCTTCACTATCAAGAGTTTTTATCTTTTTGATACTATTAACCGTTCTATCAAATAGTTGTCCAATTAAATTATCTACATCTTCACGATTTTCCTTAGTAATTAAAGAATCTTTATTTGTATTTGCATAATCAATTATATTATTGACAATATCATAATATTCTTGTTGTTTTTGACTTAAATCTTTTTTTTCTTTTTCTTTTATAAGTTTATTGTATTCTCCTTTAGTCATAAGTAAAGCTGGATTTTTCTTATATTTATTTATGTGATTTTGAGTTATAGCTATTTCCCTTAAACCTAGATTATTACCACTTGATGTTATGTAATTAACTTTAATTATATAAGCTTCAGTTCTGTTTAAAGTTTTATCAATTTCATTTTTAAATCGATAGTAATTAGGATTATTAATATACTTATTATCTTTAAAAAATTTTTTTAAAATATTTGCAATATTATTTTTCTTCTCGATAATTTTTTCTACTTCTTCAAGCATTTTATTATTTTCTCTAAAAAATTTGATATCGTCATAGTTTTCTAATGCTTGACGACTTTTTACAGTTACATCCGTATCAAAATAAGAAAATGTATCCAAAGAATTCAATCCTAGTTCAGTTAAAATTTTAGTTTTAAATATTCTATATTGTCTTTCTTTCTCTTCTTTTTCTTCTTTTTCTCTTCTTTTTTATTTTCTACAATACTATATATAATTCCCAATACTAACACTAAAAATACTATGACCATACTTAATTTTCCTTTCTGCTATCTCTTATATTTTTTTAATAAAATTTGATATCTTCATGAAAACTCTCTTCCAAAGGAGATATCTAAATATAATTGTAAAGTATTTCAATCATATTAGCAACTATTTTATCGATTTTATTTTTTATAAGCCCTTCCATCAGGAAAACGCGGAATAATAACGCTAAGAGGTGATTTTTAAGGATTTTTTGATTTTTTTTTAAATTTAACAACGTTAAGGATTAAAAAACAAGCCTATTGATACATTTTGATTTTTGAGACAATCTTTAAACTTTCTAGTTTTTTAAGAATAAAAAAGCCTGTAACCTTAATAAAATCAAAGGTTTACATGGTGTTTCAAAAATCCTTAGCGTTGTTATTTCGCGTTTTCCTGACGGAACCCCTATTTGGTTGAATCTACTTTATTTAACTATGATTCTCCTATAATCTTAACTTTTCCCATATTAAAATATGAAGTATTACTATACTGAAGATGTGGGAATCTTACTCCTATATAAAATTTATAGTTCTTATCAATAAACTCTTTTAACTTCTTTTCTGATGCTTCTTTTGTCATTGAAGTTTTTGTTAAATAAAAAAAGGCAAGGATAAATCCTTGCCAGTTATCCTATACAGAGTGCCTAATTCTGATAAGACTTTACGGTTTCCATTGCTCTAGTATACTGATTTTGAAACAAGTAAGAAAACTACAACGATTATCAACTTTAACACGAGTACCCCTCCTTTCTTTTGAAAGGCTAGTTTTCCCAAGAGCCAACCGCTTTAATAGTTTAACACTTATTACAAAAAATAAAAAGAGTGAAATAGACTGTTTCACTCTTTTTCTAGGGTTTCCCCGTATTTATAATCGTTGTATTTGAATTATAAACCTTTTTTGTAGGAAAGTCAAATAAGATCATCCTATAAAAAATTAATTAATTAATTAATTTTTTATTCTCATTAATTTTCTTCCTTATATATATATTGTGTAAACTGTGTAAATCTCTAAAAATAAAAAAAGAAAAATTTATAAAACCACTCTCTTTTTTTGCACTTAACTTCAATAACAAATATTAAATATAATATCTCATATTTTCTAGTAAAATCAAGGTATATAAACACTAAGCCCTTTTTTCTATAAGCCCATATAATCGATATTATGAAGTCACATTTTTAATTATTTTTTATGAAATTAACAACTGTTAAAATAAAAGCTAAAATACTCAATTTTAATCTACGATTTATATTTTTTTATAAATTCAACCAATGCCAAATTTAATAAACTTGTTTTTGAATATCTTTTTTCTTTGGCTACTAATTCATTAAATTGTTCCTCTATTTTCTTTGATAATCTAACAGTGGATACTTTTACATCTTCCAATTTCAAAAACTCATCAGGTACATATAATATATTAATATCATCTGCATCACATACTACATCTTTATTTAGTAATTGTAATAAATCATCAGCATTATCCAATAAGCTTTTTAGC
The Cetobacterium sp. 8H DNA segment above includes these coding regions:
- a CDS encoding HNH endonuclease; the protein is MDTFSYFDTDVTVKSRQALENYDDIKFFRENNKMLEEVEKIIEKKNNIANILKKFFKDNKYINNPNYYRFKNEIDKTLNRTEAYIIKVNYITSSGNNLGLREIAITQNHINKYKKNPALLMTKGEYNKLIKEKEKKDLSQKQQEYYDIVNNIIDYANTNKDSLITKENREDVDNLIGQLFDRTVNSIKKIKTLDSEEWPFIKDFMLNLKNEIEKIIDKNQQIIEYYESPSFLKIKETCEVLMSSQKEFNEYINEKVQFISQLFGTRVVRNETIADDEYNYIRPYKKTITPFTAEVSSTVFASAENNPLEYIIKYFYTNKKLYPEQIKKLYQLVEELETLSEAKQIIENYKIEYQQYLGDVPDFIMKNDEAGFYSRLGFATINESVLIVEYKFSYTSNGGMVQRSFTIPMKEETIIELIKALENKLTISAFIKEQRTLMTKKIREFIKTRDNFTCCNCNNSTEIEPNLLLEIDHIIPISKGGETIEDNLQTLCWKCNRAKSNKIITC
- a CDS encoding recombinase family protein, yielding MIKYYVRVSTVEQKLDRQLLAYDKADIVYSDKVSGKDKERPQLKIMLEGLQKDDVVVVKSLDRLSRSTMDLLEIAKDIEDKGATLKVLDKDIDTGTAIGKFFLTIIGAVAELERENINQRVREGVAIAKAEGKYKGRKKGSIELKGDSLNRFKMFYNKGFNKTELSKEFGVPRATIYRWEKVLKERGEL